A genomic window from Pseudomonadales bacterium includes:
- a CDS encoding NAD(+) kinase produces the protein MISSFSTVGLIGRRGTTTILDSLDAVLECLERHRVQVVVEDDTAVLMSNSAQAVRRKHTTAPRLELGARCDLIVVVGGDGSLLGVGRDLAHAGIPVVGVNRGGLGFLADIAPDQIETKLGAVLSGDYSIEDHFLLEARVSRDGRELARSAALNDVVVHLGTMARMMEFNLWVDGEFVYDQRSDGVIIASPTGSTAYSLSAGGPIMHPSLDAIVIVPMFPHTLNSRPLVVRGQSEIKVVVGSPDHKAQVSCDSQVDIELATGDEVLVSKYATPLRLLYPPGHNFFEACRSKLDWASRLGGR, from the coding sequence ATGATCAGTTCATTTTCTACCGTCGGTCTGATCGGCCGCCGCGGCACCACGACCATTCTCGACAGCCTGGATGCGGTGCTCGAGTGCCTGGAGCGCCACAGGGTGCAGGTCGTGGTCGAGGATGATACTGCTGTTCTGATGAGCAATAGTGCACAGGCGGTGCGCAGAAAACACACTACGGCCCCTCGTCTGGAACTGGGAGCGCGCTGTGACCTCATTGTGGTGGTGGGCGGCGATGGCAGTCTGCTCGGCGTAGGACGCGATCTCGCCCATGCAGGCATACCTGTGGTGGGTGTGAATCGAGGGGGACTGGGCTTTCTGGCCGACATCGCCCCGGATCAGATAGAGACGAAACTCGGCGCCGTACTGTCGGGCGACTACAGCATCGAAGACCATTTTCTGCTCGAGGCCCGGGTCAGTCGGGATGGTCGCGAGCTCGCCCGTTCTGCAGCCCTGAATGATGTGGTCGTACATCTGGGTACCATGGCCCGTATGATGGAATTCAATCTCTGGGTAGACGGTGAATTTGTCTACGATCAGCGTTCCGATGGCGTGATCATCGCATCCCCCACCGGTTCCACAGCTTACTCCCTGTCAGCGGGAGGTCCGATCATGCATCCCAGTCTGGATGCGATCGTGATCGTGCCCATGTTCCCCCACACCCTCAATTCGCGTCCGCTTGTCGTACGGGGGCAATCGGAAATTAAAGTCGTGGTCGGCTCTCCGGATCACAAGGCGCAGGTGAGCTGTGATTCCCAGGTGGACATCGAGCTTGCAACTGGTGATGAAGTGCTGGTGTCGAAGTATGCAACACCGCTGCGTCTGCTCTATCCCCCGGGGCACAACTTCTTCGAAGCCTGTCGCAGCAAGCTGGACTGGGCGAGTCGACTCGGCGGACGCTAG
- a CDS encoding transcriptional regulator produces MAEPTCPKCGVAGVEHIQSKESVERSRTKQPWYLVVYCDACGHVYNVLAKHVFSQPVTPKLKLPGL; encoded by the coding sequence ATGGCTGAGCCGACCTGTCCGAAGTGCGGTGTGGCCGGTGTCGAGCACATCCAGTCGAAAGAAAGTGTGGAGCGTTCCAGAACCAAACAACCCTGGTATCTGGTGGTCTACTGCGACGCCTGCGGCCACGTTTACAACGTGCTGGCCAAGCATGTTTTCAGCCAGCCGGTGACACCGAAACTGAAACTCCCGGGACTATGA
- the cysE gene encoding serine O-acetyltransferase: MSTVLTSNLEERFHQILAELPGNAKAELINGQDLWQLMRTEASVKASEEPILGSYFHATILNHSNFGSALSFRLASKLDTPMLPTMLIRDVIQEALAEDPGILRAAEIDVLATFSRDPACADLTTPFLFYKGFHALQAHRIAHWLWQQGRRTLAQFFQNQISVTLGVDIHPAAKVGSGIMLDHATGIVVGETAVIEDDVSILHSVTLGGTGKVSGDRHPKIRRGVLLAAGCKIIGNIEVGEGAKVGAGSVVLDNVPPFVTVAGVPARIVGGTRGTVPAHEMDQNWEMPDG, translated from the coding sequence ATGAGCACCGTGTTGACCAGCAACCTGGAAGAACGCTTCCACCAGATCCTGGCGGAACTCCCGGGAAACGCCAAGGCCGAACTCATCAACGGTCAGGATCTGTGGCAGCTGATGCGCACCGAAGCGTCTGTAAAAGCGTCTGAAGAACCCATACTGGGCAGCTATTTCCACGCGACTATCCTCAACCATAGCAACTTCGGATCTGCCTTAAGTTTCCGTCTCGCCTCAAAGCTGGATACTCCCATGCTGCCGACAATGCTGATCCGGGACGTGATCCAGGAAGCACTGGCGGAAGACCCGGGCATATTGCGTGCAGCGGAAATCGACGTGCTCGCGACCTTCTCGAGAGATCCGGCCTGCGCGGACCTCACGACTCCGTTCCTCTTCTACAAGGGCTTCCACGCACTGCAGGCACACCGGATCGCGCACTGGCTCTGGCAGCAGGGGCGGCGCACTCTGGCCCAGTTTTTTCAGAATCAGATCAGTGTGACCCTGGGGGTCGACATCCATCCGGCCGCGAAGGTCGGGTCCGGAATCATGCTCGACCACGCAACCGGCATCGTGGTCGGTGAGACCGCGGTGATCGAAGACGATGTGTCCATCCTCCATTCAGTGACGCTCGGCGGCACCGGTAAAGTCAGCGGTGATCGCCATCCGAAGATCCGGCGTGGTGTACTGCTTGCCGCCGGCTGCAAGATCATCGGCAATATCGAAGTCGGTGAAGGTGCAAAAGTGGGTGCCGGCAGTGTGGTGCTCGACAATGTTCCGCCCTTCGTTACAGTGGCCGGTGTGCCCGCCCGGATCGTGGGGGGGACCCGGGGCACCGTACCAGCACATGAAATGGACCAGAACTGGGAAATGCCTGATGGCTGA
- a CDS encoding ABC transporter ATP-binding protein gives MAEADAIVSRGLSRRFGDLLAVDNLDLVVPKACIYGFLGPNGCGKSTTIRMLCGLLTPTSGSAMVLGERVPEDAERLRHKIGYMTQKFSLYEDLTVMENLRFLARIYALPDAGRPAIARQLTRFQLEDRARQITGTLSGGQRQRLALAGATLHDPELLFLDEPTSAVDPESRRRFWEHLFEMVDHGTTVLVSTHFMDEAERCHRLAILNRGALVASGAPDDLMNELGARVVEVRGADSKGLRAQLLAAPAVWHVAQLGNKLHALVAPDVADPQQMIESLLRPVDGQARVQLVRANLEDVFVMATSEQPA, from the coding sequence GTGGCTGAGGCCGATGCCATCGTAAGTCGCGGGCTGAGCCGGCGCTTTGGTGACCTGCTGGCGGTGGATAATCTGGATCTCGTCGTCCCGAAGGCCTGCATCTACGGATTCCTCGGCCCCAATGGCTGTGGCAAATCGACCACGATCCGCATGCTCTGCGGTCTGCTCACGCCCACCTCCGGCAGTGCCATGGTGCTGGGAGAGCGGGTGCCGGAAGATGCGGAACGTCTGCGCCACAAGATCGGCTACATGACGCAGAAGTTCTCGCTCTATGAAGACCTCACCGTAATGGAGAATCTGCGTTTTCTGGCGCGCATTTATGCCTTACCCGATGCCGGGCGGCCGGCGATAGCGCGTCAGCTCACGCGTTTCCAGCTCGAAGACCGGGCCAGGCAGATCACCGGTACATTAAGCGGCGGTCAGCGTCAGCGACTTGCCCTGGCAGGCGCCACGCTGCACGACCCGGAACTGCTGTTTCTGGACGAGCCCACCAGTGCCGTGGATCCCGAAAGCCGCAGGCGTTTCTGGGAGCACCTTTTTGAAATGGTCGATCATGGCACTACGGTTCTGGTCTCGACCCACTTCATGGACGAGGCCGAACGCTGTCATCGGCTCGCCATTCTCAACCGGGGCGCTCTGGTGGCCAGCGGCGCCCCAGACGATCTGATGAATGAGCTGGGTGCGCGCGTCGTGGAGGTGCGCGGCGCGGACTCGAAGGGTCTGCGTGCGCAGCTCCTCGCCGCGCCGGCGGTGTGGCATGTGGCGCAACTCGGCAACAAGCTTCACGCGCTGGTGGCTCCGGATGTGGCAGATCCGCAGCAGATGATTGAGTCGCTGTTGCGTCCTGTAGACGGACAGGCCCGGGTGCAGCTCGTGCGGGCGAACCTCGAGGATGTGTTCGTGATGGCGACTTCCGAGCAGCCTGCATGA
- a CDS encoding DsbA family oxidoreductase, whose translation MILEIFSDLICPWCYIGKRRLDSVLETASGTDVQVVWRAFQLYPGIPAEGMSRQDFLLARYGAQGVPGNGREQLVAEAEGAGISMDFAAISRMPNTFVGHRLLHVARASGHQHALAERLFSLYFEAGEDIGDLQVLAAAGAAVGMDPDSVASALTGTAGHDAVLAELDRAANIGISSVPCFLFAGAFALPGAQKPEVMGQFIERARSRLSRPAES comes from the coding sequence ATGATTCTGGAAATATTTTCTGATCTCATCTGTCCCTGGTGCTACATCGGCAAGCGCCGCCTGGATTCGGTGCTGGAAACAGCAAGCGGTACGGATGTACAGGTGGTGTGGCGGGCCTTTCAGCTTTATCCGGGCATCCCGGCGGAAGGGATGTCACGTCAGGATTTCCTGCTGGCACGCTATGGTGCCCAGGGCGTTCCGGGCAACGGTCGGGAGCAGCTCGTCGCAGAAGCAGAGGGTGCGGGTATCAGTATGGATTTTGCAGCGATCTCGCGGATGCCGAATACCTTCGTCGGCCACCGCCTGCTCCATGTCGCCAGAGCATCAGGTCATCAGCATGCCCTGGCGGAGCGGCTGTTTTCCCTTTACTTCGAAGCTGGTGAGGACATCGGAGACCTGCAGGTGCTGGCGGCGGCTGGTGCAGCGGTGGGCATGGACCCGGACAGTGTTGCCAGTGCCCTCACCGGGACTGCAGGTCATGACGCAGTGCTGGCAGAGCTGGATCGGGCTGCGAACATCGGAATCTCCAGCGTGCCCTGCTTTCTCTTTGCGGGAGCATTCGCACTGCCCGGTGCACAGAAACCGGAAGTCATGGGCCAGTTTATCGAGCGTGCCCGCAGCCGGCTTTCCCGTCCCGCTGAGTCATAG
- a CDS encoding XdhC family protein, protein MHAADEEVITTLGDWLAEGRRCWLATVIGTWGSSPRPVGSLLACDENGHLTGSLSGGCVEDDLLEKLTRGELAADLAQFFTYGVNDEEAEKFGLPCGGTLRIIIEPLGSQADAGNQFRQLSEALLARRHMRRLVDLRNQTTRLETADGFTPLFWDEEKQQLRHTYGPRHQLFIIGAGMVSRYLAEMARSLDYAITVCDPRQQMLEDFGVAGVRLVSDMPDDAIRAGASDPGTAIVALTHDPRIDDMGLMEALKTEAFYVGALGSSRTSASRRTRLKELDLTDTEIARLHAPVGLPIGSKTPPEIAISILAEITAVRAGVHEAARAGAEAAIAS, encoded by the coding sequence ATGCACGCCGCAGACGAAGAAGTGATCACAACCCTCGGCGACTGGCTCGCAGAAGGTCGCCGCTGCTGGCTGGCCACTGTGATCGGCACCTGGGGTTCCTCGCCAAGGCCCGTAGGCTCACTGCTGGCCTGTGATGAGAATGGCCATCTCACAGGCTCCCTGTCCGGCGGCTGTGTGGAAGATGATCTGCTCGAAAAGCTTACCCGTGGCGAGCTGGCTGCCGATCTGGCTCAGTTCTTCACCTACGGCGTAAACGACGAAGAAGCCGAAAAGTTCGGTCTGCCCTGTGGCGGCACGCTGCGTATCATCATTGAGCCCCTCGGCTCGCAGGCCGATGCAGGCAACCAGTTCCGGCAGCTCAGCGAAGCCCTGCTGGCCAGACGCCATATGCGTCGACTCGTCGACCTCCGCAATCAGACCACCCGGCTCGAAACCGCGGACGGCTTCACACCACTGTTCTGGGACGAAGAGAAGCAGCAACTGCGCCACACCTATGGTCCGCGTCACCAGCTCTTCATCATCGGCGCAGGTATGGTGTCCAGATACCTCGCAGAGATGGCGCGCAGCCTGGACTACGCGATCACCGTGTGCGATCCCCGCCAGCAGATGCTCGAAGATTTTGGCGTTGCCGGTGTCAGACTCGTCAGTGACATGCCGGACGACGCCATCCGTGCCGGCGCCAGCGATCCCGGAACGGCCATTGTCGCCCTCACCCATGACCCGCGAATCGACGATATGGGACTCATGGAAGCCCTGAAGACTGAGGCTTTCTACGTGGGCGCTCTGGGATCTTCACGGACTTCCGCCAGCCGTCGCACACGTCTCAAGGAGCTCGATCTCACGGATACGGAAATCGCCCGCCTGCATGCGCCGGTCGGGCTGCCGATAGGCAGCAAGACACCCCCCGAAATCGCGATATCCATCCTCGCAGAAATCACCGCGGTACGTGCCGGCGTCCACGAGGCCGCACGTGCGGGTGCCGAAGCCGCCATCGCGTCGTGA
- a CDS encoding nucleotidyltransferase family protein: MATSGGALILAAGVSRRFGSDKRRHRLENGSTMLITTVSVYRQVFDRVVVVLRHEDDIEADVRARFADVGCVHAPLAHLGMGHSLAAGVDSVADWDYAFVALADMPNIHPDTLRLLRREIEAATDAAIIQPQYGGRAGHPVVFHRRFFFELSALSGDRGAREVLERHSDVLRRVATDDPGVIEDFDTPG, encoded by the coding sequence ATGGCGACAAGCGGTGGAGCCCTGATACTGGCGGCAGGTGTCAGCCGGCGCTTTGGCAGTGACAAGCGACGTCACCGACTCGAGAACGGATCGACGATGCTCATCACCACGGTATCCGTCTACCGACAGGTATTCGATCGTGTTGTGGTCGTGCTGCGGCACGAGGACGACATCGAGGCCGACGTGCGCGCGCGCTTTGCGGACGTAGGCTGCGTCCATGCACCCCTCGCCCATCTCGGCATGGGTCATTCACTGGCGGCAGGCGTCGATTCGGTGGCGGACTGGGATTACGCTTTCGTGGCGCTGGCAGACATGCCGAACATTCATCCCGATACCCTGCGCCTGCTCCGCAGGGAGATCGAAGCGGCCACCGATGCGGCCATCATTCAGCCTCAGTATGGCGGCAGGGCAGGCCATCCTGTGGTGTTCCATCGGCGCTTTTTCTTCGAGCTCAGCGCGCTGTCCGGAGACCGGGGCGCGCGGGAAGTGTTAGAGCGCCATTCTGACGTCCTGCGTCGCGTGGCAACCGATGATCCCGGTGTGATCGAAGACTTCGATACTCCGGGCTGA
- a CDS encoding DUF454 family protein, whose amino-acid sequence MIKRAAILTLAAIFCALGLIGLVIPILPGVLFLGVALLCAASVLPQLAHRLNRYPAWRDWHMRWRAGAQLPFAARLKLAFWLSAEAATRPFRTR is encoded by the coding sequence GTGATCAAACGTGCAGCAATCCTGACCCTGGCAGCCATTTTCTGTGCGCTCGGACTCATCGGACTGGTGATTCCCATCCTGCCGGGTGTGCTGTTCCTGGGCGTTGCTCTGCTCTGCGCCGCCAGTGTGCTTCCGCAACTGGCACACCGTCTCAACCGCTATCCGGCCTGGCGTGACTGGCATATGCGCTGGCGCGCGGGTGCGCAACTACCCTTCGCCGCCCGCTTGAAACTCGCCTTCTGGCTCTCCGCGGAGGCCGCGACCCGGCCCTTCCGGACCCGCTGA
- a CDS encoding rhomboid family intramembrane serine protease: MRVIETSCDEDLAPFSRYLWEQRILHRIFEERGRQILEVAEAAHALPVRNAHAAWLRGELRLPALEQRQPANDDGGSRLATLASWMRGYPVLCLLVLISLAAYPFSAPISEGRLTDVANWLTLIDFRTPDPADPQWSSVFAPSEPWRLLTPVFLHFSMVHLLFNCAVTLEFGRRVEAVRGSLVLLIIFIVAGVLSNLGQFWWSSNPLFGGLSGVAYSLLGFVLVSERRRPAEALWRLPKGMAMGLLVFLVIFSSGITEAFGLYIANAAHWTGLLTGCALALLWPGDRQNQQGQSQEQP; the protein is encoded by the coding sequence ATGCGTGTGATCGAAACTTCCTGTGATGAGGATCTGGCCCCGTTTTCCCGATACCTCTGGGAGCAGCGGATACTGCATCGGATCTTCGAGGAAAGGGGGCGGCAGATACTCGAGGTCGCGGAGGCAGCGCATGCGCTGCCGGTGCGTAATGCCCATGCCGCCTGGCTGCGGGGTGAACTGCGGCTGCCAGCGCTGGAACAGCGTCAACCGGCGAACGACGACGGCGGATCCCGCCTTGCTACCCTCGCGAGCTGGATGCGCGGGTACCCGGTTCTGTGCCTGCTGGTGCTGATCTCTCTCGCCGCTTATCCCTTCAGTGCGCCGATCTCTGAAGGACGTCTGACCGATGTCGCGAACTGGCTGACCCTGATCGACTTCCGGACACCGGATCCGGCCGATCCACAATGGTCGTCGGTCTTCGCACCCTCCGAGCCCTGGCGTCTGCTGACACCGGTGTTTCTGCATTTTTCCATGGTGCATCTGCTCTTCAACTGTGCTGTAACCCTGGAATTCGGCCGCAGAGTAGAGGCTGTGCGAGGCAGTCTGGTGCTCCTCATCATCTTCATCGTTGCCGGCGTTCTGAGTAACCTGGGGCAATTCTGGTGGAGCAGCAATCCGCTGTTCGGCGGTCTTTCAGGCGTCGCGTACAGCCTGCTGGGATTTGTACTGGTGAGCGAGCGCCGCAGGCCGGCCGAGGCGCTCTGGAGGCTGCCGAAGGGAATGGCGATGGGCCTGCTGGTGTTTCTCGTGATCTTCTCTTCGGGTATCACGGAAGCTTTCGGACTCTACATCGCCAACGCCGCCCACTGGACGGGACTGCTGACCGGCTGCGCGCTGGCACTGCTGTGGCCGGGGGACAGGCAGAACCAACAGGGACAATCACAGGAACAGCCATGA
- the pepN gene encoding aminopeptidase N: MSASRHPGEILLADYRPADFAIDHTELTFAIAEGTTTVSSRLQVRRRSSDPATRLRLDGVDLELVSVKVDGQPLSSNAYQADATSLCLFDLPGECTVEIVNRIHPEQNTALEGLYKSGSMYCTQCEAEGFRHITYHLDRPDVLSRFTTTLIVGPEFPVALSNGNLVAETVLADGRRSVTWEDPFPKPDYLFALVAGRLALLEDSFVTRSGRTVALRIYSETHNIDQCDYAMAALKRAMRWDEEVFGREYDLDVFMIVAVEDFNMGAMENKGLNIFNTSCVLATPDTATDQAYQRVEGVVAHEYFHNWSGNRVTCRDWFQLSLKEGFTVFRDAEFSSDMNSRTVKRIEDVSFLRSVQFAEDASPLAHPIRPDSYMEISNFYTPTVYEKGAEVVRMVHTLLGAEAFRRGTDLYFERHDGMAVTTDDFLTAMADASGQDLSQFRRWYEQAGTPLIRARDEWLPDTAPEKAGGVWRLTISQSNAPTPGQSDKPPLHVPLLLALLNPEGQTLDPAALEIECDSRLETRPEGLLLHLRTVSTTLSVRGLAVAPAVSFLRGFSAPVRVHYARPAATLRMLASRDPDGFAAWDALQTLLVAEVRRLGSAEVVDDTVIDLFGELIDGALSLFTGETMPGRDTALTEQRFLIGEKLRLPAEAYLFEQVDVVDVDQVCAGRDRLREALAGAHVQKWRRLLAAAAPRGAYRPDAADMARRALHNTALGYLSLVLEDEELSGLLEDLYQGADNLTDRRAVLTAALDTRPPTDPTCRRLLEDFLERWRSQALVVDAWFSMQAAGRFCDSTVIARLAQHDAFDLRNPNKVRALYGAFCQQNLRHFHAADGSGYRLLGDLVLELDPINPQVASRLAKTLTRWRRFAGTRPGRMKAVLQQIADRPGLSPDVYEVAVKGLAPRS; the protein is encoded by the coding sequence ATGAGTGCGAGCCGTCATCCCGGAGAAATCCTGCTGGCCGACTACCGGCCTGCGGATTTCGCCATCGATCACACTGAACTGACCTTTGCTATCGCAGAAGGCACGACCACCGTCAGCAGCCGGCTGCAGGTACGCCGTCGCAGTTCGGACCCGGCGACCAGACTCAGACTCGACGGAGTGGACCTGGAACTGGTGTCTGTGAAGGTCGATGGCCAGCCGCTCTCCAGCAATGCCTATCAGGCAGATGCGACATCGCTGTGCCTGTTCGATCTGCCCGGTGAATGCACTGTCGAGATCGTCAATCGGATTCATCCCGAGCAGAACACGGCCCTGGAGGGCCTTTACAAATCCGGCTCCATGTACTGTACCCAGTGTGAGGCAGAAGGCTTCCGCCACATCACGTATCACCTCGATCGACCCGATGTGCTGTCGAGGTTCACAACCACGCTGATCGTCGGACCCGAGTTTCCGGTCGCGCTGTCGAACGGCAATCTGGTTGCTGAGACAGTCCTGGCGGACGGTCGCAGATCGGTGACCTGGGAAGACCCCTTTCCGAAGCCCGATTATCTGTTCGCCCTGGTGGCTGGCAGGCTTGCCCTGCTCGAAGACAGCTTCGTTACCCGTTCGGGGCGCACGGTCGCGTTACGCATCTATTCCGAAACCCACAACATCGACCAGTGTGACTACGCCATGGCTGCGCTGAAACGCGCAATGCGCTGGGATGAAGAAGTTTTCGGCCGCGAGTACGATCTCGACGTTTTCATGATCGTGGCTGTAGAAGACTTCAACATGGGCGCCATGGAAAACAAGGGACTCAACATATTCAACACCAGCTGCGTTCTGGCCACGCCGGATACCGCGACGGACCAGGCCTACCAGCGGGTGGAGGGCGTCGTCGCCCATGAGTACTTTCATAACTGGTCGGGTAACCGGGTCACCTGCAGGGACTGGTTTCAGCTCAGTCTGAAGGAAGGCTTCACGGTATTCCGGGATGCAGAGTTCTCATCGGACATGAACTCCAGAACGGTCAAGCGCATCGAAGATGTGAGCTTCCTGCGGTCCGTGCAGTTTGCGGAGGATGCCAGCCCGCTGGCGCATCCGATCCGCCCGGACAGCTACATGGAAATATCCAATTTCTACACCCCCACCGTCTACGAGAAGGGTGCGGAAGTGGTACGCATGGTCCACACGCTGCTCGGTGCGGAAGCCTTTCGCCGGGGTACTGATCTTTACTTCGAACGGCACGACGGTATGGCGGTCACCACAGACGATTTTCTTACCGCCATGGCGGATGCCTCGGGTCAGGATCTCTCCCAGTTCCGTCGCTGGTACGAGCAGGCGGGCACGCCGCTGATCAGAGCCCGGGACGAGTGGCTGCCGGATACTGCGCCGGAAAAAGCAGGCGGCGTGTGGCGGCTCACCATCAGTCAGAGCAACGCACCTACTCCCGGGCAGAGCGACAAACCGCCGCTGCACGTCCCGCTGCTGCTGGCGCTGCTTAACCCGGAAGGACAGACGCTGGATCCCGCAGCGCTGGAGATCGAGTGCGACAGTCGTCTCGAGACCCGGCCCGAAGGCCTGCTGCTGCACCTGCGCACCGTCTCGACCACCCTGTCCGTGCGCGGACTGGCTGTCGCACCGGCAGTGAGTTTCCTGCGCGGATTCTCCGCACCGGTACGGGTGCACTATGCGCGCCCGGCAGCGACGTTGCGGATGCTGGCTTCCCGGGATCCGGATGGATTTGCAGCCTGGGATGCGCTGCAGACACTCCTGGTGGCGGAAGTCAGGCGGCTCGGCAGCGCGGAGGTGGTGGACGACACGGTCATCGATCTTTTCGGAGAACTGATCGATGGGGCGCTGTCGCTGTTCACGGGGGAAACGATGCCCGGCAGAGATACAGCCCTGACAGAGCAGCGCTTTCTGATCGGTGAGAAGCTGAGACTCCCCGCCGAGGCCTATCTGTTCGAGCAGGTCGATGTCGTGGATGTGGATCAGGTCTGCGCCGGGCGCGATCGGTTGCGCGAAGCCCTGGCCGGAGCTCATGTGCAGAAATGGCGGAGGCTGCTGGCTGCAGCGGCACCCCGCGGCGCCTATCGACCGGATGCGGCGGACATGGCGCGGCGTGCCCTGCACAACACCGCGCTGGGTTATCTCTCCCTGGTGCTCGAGGACGAAGAACTATCCGGCCTGCTCGAAGACCTGTATCAGGGTGCGGATAACCTCACCGACCGTCGTGCCGTGCTCACCGCCGCCCTCGATACCCGACCGCCGACCGATCCGACCTGCAGGCGACTGCTGGAGGACTTTCTCGAGCGCTGGCGCAGTCAGGCACTTGTGGTGGATGCCTGGTTCAGCATGCAGGCAGCAGGTCGCTTCTGCGACAGTACGGTGATCGCCCGACTTGCGCAGCACGATGCCTTTGACCTCCGTAACCCGAACAAGGTGAGAGCCCTCTATGGCGCATTCTGTCAGCAGAATCTCCGGCACTTTCATGCGGCAGATGGTTCCGGTTACAGACTGCTGGGTGATCTGGTGCTCGAACTCGACCCGATCAATCCTCAGGTCGCAAGTCGACTTGCCAAAACGCTGACCCGCTGGCGGCGCTTCGCGGGCACTCGCCCGGGCAGAATGAAGGCGGTGCTGCAGCAGATCGCTGACCGGCCGGGTCTGTCACCGGACGTGTACGAAGTGGCCGTCAAAGGACTGGCGCCACGAAGTTGA
- a CDS encoding ABC transporter permease: MSGSVNRIVAIALKELRHLSRDRLTGGMILGIPLIMTLLFGYAINHDVRHLRAAVVDDAGTSASRLLISKAQATSLIDVYYRFESVTDLEAAMAQGRVSVGIFIPADFESRLVTADRPLAQLFVDGSDPVVQSAVRGLLQLSAAELGQDVPGFEMRVLYNPERRSPVFIVPGLCGVILNLTMVLFTAVALVRERERGNLELLITTPIGGLELMIGKILPYVLIGYLQATVIIGLGVGLFDVPVLGNWVDFYLGIGLFVLATLSLGLLISTIATNQFQAFQMTFMTFLPQLLLSGFMFPFEGMPQPARWLAELFPLTHFLRIVRGVVLREAGLVDLWPEVWPLLLFVLVFLVLATLRFSKRLD; encoded by the coding sequence ATGAGCGGCAGTGTGAATCGCATTGTCGCGATTGCGCTGAAGGAGCTGCGCCATCTGAGCCGTGATCGATTAACAGGCGGGATGATTCTGGGTATCCCCCTCATCATGACTCTGCTGTTCGGCTATGCCATCAATCATGATGTGCGCCATCTCAGAGCCGCGGTCGTAGACGACGCCGGGACTTCGGCTTCCCGGCTGCTGATCAGCAAGGCCCAGGCGACCAGCCTCATCGACGTGTACTACCGTTTCGAATCGGTGACGGATCTGGAAGCGGCCATGGCGCAGGGCAGGGTTTCGGTCGGTATTTTCATCCCCGCTGACTTCGAATCGCGACTGGTTACGGCAGACCGGCCCCTGGCCCAGCTGTTCGTGGATGGCAGCGATCCGGTGGTTCAGAGTGCCGTGCGCGGTCTGCTGCAGCTGTCGGCCGCCGAGCTGGGTCAGGACGTTCCGGGTTTCGAAATGCGGGTGCTCTACAACCCGGAGCGGCGTTCGCCGGTATTCATCGTACCGGGTCTGTGCGGGGTCATCCTCAATCTGACCATGGTGCTCTTCACAGCGGTTGCTCTGGTCCGGGAGCGTGAGCGGGGCAATCTCGAGCTGCTGATCACCACTCCCATCGGCGGGCTGGAACTGATGATCGGTAAAATCCTGCCTTACGTGCTGATCGGCTACCTGCAGGCCACGGTCATCATCGGGCTCGGGGTCGGTCTGTTCGATGTGCCCGTGCTTGGGAACTGGGTCGATTTCTATCTCGGCATTGGCCTGTTTGTGCTGGCCACGCTGAGCCTGGGCCTGCTCATTTCCACCATCGCCACCAATCAGTTCCAGGCTTTTCAGATGACCTTCATGACGTTTCTTCCACAGCTGCTGCTGTCCGGGTTCATGTTTCCCTTCGAAGGTATGCCCCAGCCCGCACGCTGGCTCGCTGAGCTGTTTCCGCTGACCCATTTTCTGCGAATCGTGCGGGGGGTCGTGTTGCGGGAAGCGGGTCTGGTGGATCTCTGGCCCGAAGTCTGGCCGCTGCTGCTGTTTGTGCTCGTTTTCCTGGTGCTGGCAACGCTGCGTTTTTCGAAGCGGCTCGATTGA